In the genome of uncultured Methanobrevibacter sp., one region contains:
- a CDS encoding toll/interleukin-1 receptor domain-containing protein — MSENKAIFISYSSKNTEIAEKARDYLEENGLNCWMAPRDIKTSVSYAQAIMDGLINANMVLLVFSKDSHDSKYVREELNNAFIRDKPILPFKIDDTLPSGRVEFFLRNQQWLDASSDPESFFDELLEDANRILKGIPLSPVEILLSEKLGSNLDSPEKIEGLYQNIGNVSRVIMNFDGIEDMSDEFALEYLSQKKKKNYGVIEINRSEKIKRILKNVSSPQEPKKRNILPLVAVAAVILIAVVSFVVFSGSGNVDEATPTGVAIDYVQMDDDSSKGYEWKYSYFVFGSVTDDIANSSDYNVHIEFLDDSGNVLEKNDTKVNRIEEGILAVAYLNEDNVKKVTAELRDGNGNVINSAESNTIK, encoded by the coding sequence ATGTCTGAAAATAAGGCTATTTTCATAAGTTATTCAAGCAAAAACACGGAAATTGCTGAAAAAGCCAGAGATTATCTTGAAGAAAATGGTCTAAATTGTTGGATGGCTCCAAGAGACATCAAGACAAGTGTCAGTTATGCTCAGGCAATCATGGATGGTTTAATCAATGCTAATATGGTTCTTTTGGTATTCTCAAAAGATTCTCATGATTCAAAATATGTCCGAGAAGAGCTGAACAATGCATTCATTAGGGACAAGCCAATCTTGCCATTTAAAATTGATGATACTCTTCCAAGCGGTAGGGTTGAGTTCTTTTTGAGAAATCAGCAGTGGCTTGATGCAAGTTCTGATCCTGAAAGCTTTTTTGATGAATTGCTTGAGGATGCAAATCGTATCTTGAAGGGTATTCCGTTATCTCCTGTTGAAATTTTATTGTCTGAAAAGTTAGGGTCCAATCTGGATTCTCCAGAAAAGATTGAAGGTTTATATCAAAATATAGGCAACGTATCAAGGGTGATAATGAATTTTGATGGCATTGAGGATATGAGCGACGAGTTTGCATTGGAATACTTAAGTCAAAAGAAGAAAAAGAATTACGGCGTTATTGAGATAAACAGGTCTGAAAAAATCAAAAGGATTTTAAAAAATGTTTCATCTCCTCAGGAACCTAAAAAACGAAATATTCTGCCGTTAGTTGCAGTTGCAGCTGTAATACTTATTGCCGTTGTGTCATTTGTTGTGTTCAGCGGTAGCGGAAACGTTGATGAGGCCACCCCAACGGGAGTTGCAATTGACTATGTGCAGATGGATGATGACAGCTCAAAAGGATATGAGTGGAAATATTCATATTTCGTGTTTGGGTCTGTAACTGATGATATCGCCAATTCATCAGATTATAATGTGCATATAGAATTTTTGGATGATTCGGGAAATGTACTTGAAAAGAATGATACAAAAGTCAACAGGATTGAGGAAGGAATCCTTGCTGTCGCATATCTCAATGAGGATAATGTGAAAAAGGTCACGGCCGAATTGCGTGACGGAAACGGTAATGTAATCAATTCTGCAGAATCCAATACTATAAAATAA
- a CDS encoding toll/interleukin-1 receptor domain-containing protein, protein MSHDVYVCYDDKNQEIANKICNHLEKKSYRCWLKSRDVGVGNVIDEMMEAINNSILMVLVYSEDSKRSNFVNTEVDFAFGENKQIIVYNIDGSNLDGGLEFLLKNKLMIEAHPNPEGKFGELVSAVNEITKPYVPPFWKRYKIPIIAVVAIVLIAMVGAFIFTSSDGGGDSSGMQVNAGDIAINVTDFHVDDVTNESSSWNYSYFVGGTISPNPSNPDDCRIIVDFYDQSGELIDTSETVLSEAQKFSSGFIFGSAVSDTNNINRIDVQLVNSDNVILAQCESQL, encoded by the coding sequence ATGAGTCATGATGTTTATGTCTGTTATGATGATAAGAACCAGGAGATAGCGAACAAGATTTGCAATCATTTGGAAAAGAAGAGTTACCGTTGCTGGCTTAAAAGCAGAGATGTTGGAGTGGGAAACGTCATTGATGAAATGATGGAAGCCATTAACAACTCAATTTTAATGGTGCTGGTATATTCCGAAGACTCCAAGAGATCAAATTTTGTAAATACTGAAGTAGATTTTGCTTTTGGTGAAAACAAGCAGATAATAGTTTATAATATTGATGGTTCAAACTTGGACGGTGGTTTGGAGTTCCTTTTGAAAAACAAGCTCATGATTGAAGCACATCCCAACCCTGAAGGAAAGTTTGGAGAGCTTGTTAGTGCAGTTAATGAAATCACCAAACCATATGTTCCTCCATTCTGGAAAAGATATAAGATTCCAATAATTGCAGTAGTTGCAATTGTTCTGATTGCGATGGTTGGAGCATTTATCTTCACATCATCCGATGGTGGAGGAGATTCATCTGGAATGCAGGTAAATGCCGGTGATATTGCGATTAATGTCACAGACTTTCATGTGGATGACGTTACAAATGAGTCCTCCTCCTGGAACTATTCATACTTTGTAGGGGGAACCATTTCACCGAATCCAAGCAATCCCGATGACTGCAGAATCATTGTTGATTTTTATGACCAGTCCGGTGAATTGATAGATACAAGTGAAACAGTATTATCAGAGGCTCAGAAATTCAGCAGCGGATTCATTTTTGGATCTGCAGTGTCAGATACCAATAATATCAATAGGATAGATGTCCAATTGGTCAATTCCGATAATGTAATTTTAGCACAATGTGAATCTCAATTGTAA